The following proteins are co-located in the Pedobacter sp. FW305-3-2-15-E-R2A2 genome:
- a CDS encoding lactonase family protein, protein MQSYAQQTDYNLIIGTYTNTGKSEGIYVYDFNTNTADFKAKSITKNVENPSYLALGTGNKTIYAVNETGASSAVSAFRFDAASGKLTFLNKQATGADPCYVIADQKNVITANYSGGSLSTFGIKKDGSLSALKLLTQHTGKSIVKPQQDQPHVHMAQFTPDGKYIVVNDLGTDKIFFYKYNPSLNEKVLQIQYSIDVTPGTGPRHLVFSKDGKYAYLVGEINAGVTVFSYSDGNLNEIQQTKLTEDGFTGQNGAADIHLSPDGKFLYASNRGSENKITIFAIEKGGLLSIRGHASTLGKGPRNFVIDPSGKYLLVGHQYTNDVVIFERNQETGALKDTGKRIEVGAPVCLLFAPVK, encoded by the coding sequence ATGCAAAGCTATGCACAACAAACAGATTACAACCTGATCATTGGAACCTATACCAACACCGGGAAAAGTGAAGGAATCTATGTTTATGACTTCAATACGAATACCGCTGATTTCAAAGCAAAAAGTATTACCAAAAATGTAGAAAACCCGAGTTATCTGGCTTTAGGAACCGGAAATAAAACCATTTATGCCGTTAATGAAACCGGAGCAAGCAGCGCGGTCAGTGCTTTTCGTTTCGATGCAGCATCCGGCAAGCTGACTTTCTTAAACAAACAGGCAACCGGTGCCGATCCATGCTATGTGATTGCTGATCAAAAGAACGTCATCACAGCCAACTATTCAGGAGGAAGTCTTTCTACGTTCGGCATTAAAAAGGACGGTTCCTTATCTGCGTTAAAACTACTCACACAACATACAGGCAAAAGCATTGTTAAGCCTCAGCAGGACCAGCCACATGTCCACATGGCGCAGTTTACCCCAGACGGCAAATATATTGTGGTGAACGATCTGGGTACGGACAAGATCTTTTTTTACAAATACAACCCAAGCCTGAACGAGAAAGTATTACAAATACAATATAGCATTGATGTAACCCCGGGAACCGGCCCAAGACACCTTGTATTCAGCAAGGATGGTAAATATGCTTACCTCGTTGGGGAAATCAACGCAGGGGTCACCGTATTCAGTTATAGCGATGGTAATTTGAACGAAATTCAACAAACCAAACTCACAGAAGATGGATTTACAGGACAAAATGGTGCAGCAGACATCCACCTTTCTCCTGATGGTAAGTTTTTGTATGCCAGTAACAGGGGATCAGAAAATAAGATCACCATTTTCGCCATTGAAAAAGGAGGCTTGTTAAGTATCAGGGGGCATGCAAGTACACTTGGTAAAGGCCCGAGAAATTTTGTCATTGACCCAAGTGGAAAATACCTGCTGGTAGGACACCAGTACACCAATGACGTAGTTATTTTTGAACGTAACCAGGAAACAGGCGCTTTAAAGGACACCGGAAAAAGGATTGAAGTTGGCGCTCCCGTATGCCTGCTGTTTGCTCCGGTAAAATAA
- the bshA gene encoding N-acetyl-alpha-D-glucosaminyl L-malate synthase BshA, which produces MKIGIVCYPTFGGSGVVATELGKALADEGHQVHFITYSQPARLDFFSANLFYHEVSVRDYPLFDYAPYESALASKLVDVVRFEKLDILHVHYAIPHASAAFMAKQILETYGIYIPFVTTLHGTDITLVGKDPTYKPVVTFSINKSDGVTTVSQNLKEDTEKHFEITNEIKVIPNFIDFNRFSLKPKDHFKKAIAPNNERILIHTSNFRKVKRTGDVIRTFEKIQQRIPSKLLMVGDGPERAYNEQLCRELGICEHVRFLGKQDAIEEILSVSDLFLMPSESESFGLAALEAMACKVPAITSNAGGLPELNIDGFCGFMSNVGDVEDMAAKGIQILENDEVLQRFKENAFIRAQDFDLKKILPVYIDYYNQVIEEAHKLKVV; this is translated from the coding sequence ATGAAAATAGGTATCGTTTGTTACCCAACTTTTGGAGGTAGTGGAGTAGTTGCTACTGAATTAGGTAAAGCACTTGCTGATGAAGGTCACCAGGTCCATTTTATCACTTATAGTCAGCCTGCCCGCCTCGACTTTTTCTCTGCCAACTTATTCTATCATGAAGTATCTGTAAGGGATTATCCTTTATTTGATTATGCTCCCTATGAATCTGCACTGGCGAGTAAACTGGTAGACGTAGTGCGCTTTGAAAAGCTGGACATTCTGCATGTACATTATGCGATTCCACATGCTTCTGCTGCATTTATGGCCAAGCAAATTCTGGAAACTTATGGGATATATATCCCATTTGTCACTACGCTGCACGGAACAGACATCACCCTGGTGGGTAAAGATCCAACCTATAAACCGGTGGTTACCTTTTCGATTAACAAATCAGATGGTGTAACCACTGTTTCGCAAAACCTGAAAGAAGATACGGAGAAACATTTTGAGATCACCAATGAGATCAAAGTGATTCCTAACTTTATCGATTTCAACAGGTTTAGCTTAAAGCCTAAAGATCATTTCAAGAAAGCCATCGCGCCTAATAATGAAAGAATTCTGATCCATACCTCTAACTTCCGAAAAGTGAAGCGTACAGGTGATGTGATCAGAACCTTTGAGAAGATTCAACAAAGGATTCCTTCCAAGTTATTAATGGTAGGAGATGGCCCGGAACGTGCTTATAATGAGCAGCTTTGTCGTGAACTGGGAATTTGCGAACATGTTCGTTTCTTAGGGAAACAGGATGCAATAGAAGAGATTCTATCGGTATCAGACTTGTTCCTGATGCCTTCAGAATCGGAAAGCTTCGGATTAGCGGCATTAGAAGCTATGGCCTGTAAAGTTCCTGCCATTACGTCTAATGCAGGTGGCTTGCCAGAGTTGAATATCGACGGTTTCTGTGGCTTTATGAGTAATGTAGGTGATGTGGAAGATATGGCTGCCAAGGGAATTCAAATTCTGGAGAATGATGAGGTGTTACAACGATTTAAGGAGAATGCCTTTATCAGGGCTCAGGATTTTGATCTGAAGAAGATCCTGCCAGTATATATAGATTACTATAATCAGGTAATAGAAGAAGCGCATAAACTGAAAGTAGTTTAG
- the tilS gene encoding tRNA lysidine(34) synthetase TilS encodes MLPLQNFKDYISQNALFTVNDRILLAVSGGRDSVLMAHLFKLSGYDFGIAHCNFNLRGEESVRDEHFVKMLSATLDVPFYVQHFRTKEYAAGHKVSIQMAARDLRYQWFEELRSKEEYAFIALAQHQDDAIETVLLNLTRGTGIAGLHGILPKRGHLIRPLLFLSRTAINELMEREHLDYVEDSSNLSTNYARNKIRLKVLPRLKEINGNLEVTFQHNIQRFADTELVLQKVVADLSQKLLIKKQDGIHLSIAEVKSLSPQKLLLFEVLKPYGFTEHLVADVLQALDKQSGISFFSTSHQLTLDREDLILVALKNKDAMSRQHLMIHAQDLITALPEGELTMVTLSKSKFEETHSFKKDHFEAYLDAEKLIYPLVLRNRQNGDKFKPIGMSNFKKLSDFFIDEKVPVTRKDDIPILVNGNGEIIWVMGLRQDNRYKISPATKNVTILTFRNLHITISKQS; translated from the coding sequence ATGTTACCTCTTCAGAATTTTAAAGATTACATCAGCCAAAATGCTCTTTTCACTGTAAATGACCGGATTCTTCTGGCTGTAAGCGGAGGCCGGGACTCTGTTTTAATGGCCCATCTATTTAAACTCTCCGGATATGATTTTGGTATTGCACACTGTAATTTTAATTTGAGGGGAGAAGAATCTGTGCGTGATGAACATTTTGTGAAAATGTTGTCTGCAACACTTGATGTGCCTTTTTATGTACAGCATTTCCGGACAAAAGAGTATGCCGCCGGACATAAGGTTTCGATACAGATGGCGGCGAGGGATTTGCGTTATCAATGGTTTGAAGAGCTGAGAAGTAAGGAAGAATATGCATTCATCGCCCTTGCGCAACATCAGGATGATGCCATTGAAACTGTTTTGCTCAACCTGACCCGTGGTACAGGGATTGCCGGATTACATGGCATCCTTCCCAAAAGAGGCCATTTAATCAGGCCCCTTTTGTTTCTCTCCAGAACTGCAATCAATGAACTGATGGAAAGAGAACATCTCGACTATGTGGAAGACAGTTCCAACCTAAGTACCAATTATGCCCGGAATAAAATAAGGTTAAAGGTATTGCCCAGGTTGAAAGAGATCAATGGGAATCTGGAAGTCACCTTTCAGCACAACATTCAGCGTTTTGCAGATACGGAACTGGTACTGCAAAAGGTAGTGGCAGATTTAAGCCAGAAACTCCTCATTAAAAAACAGGATGGAATTCACCTTTCCATTGCGGAAGTTAAAAGCCTGTCTCCGCAGAAATTGTTGTTGTTCGAGGTCTTGAAGCCTTATGGTTTTACTGAGCACCTGGTAGCCGATGTACTGCAGGCATTGGATAAACAAAGTGGGATTTCATTTTTTAGTACTTCTCATCAGCTGACACTGGATCGGGAGGATTTGATTTTAGTTGCCTTGAAGAACAAGGACGCGATGTCCCGACAGCACCTGATGATACACGCACAAGATCTGATTACCGCACTTCCTGAAGGTGAACTGACAATGGTTACCCTTTCTAAATCGAAATTTGAAGAAACGCATTCTTTTAAAAAAGACCATTTTGAAGCCTACCTCGATGCAGAAAAGCTGATTTATCCGTTAGTATTAAGAAACAGACAAAACGGTGATAAGTTTAAACCGATCGGGATGAGCAACTTTAAAAAACTAAGCGACTTCTTCATTGATGAAAAAGTCCCGGTGACGAGGAAAGATGATATTCCTATCCTGGTAAATGGGAATGGAGAAATTATTTGGGTCATGGGCCTGAGACAGGATAACCGGTATAAGATCAGTCCAGCGACGAAAAATGTAACAATATTGACTTTTAGAAATCTACATATTACAATTTCTAAACAATCTTAA
- a CDS encoding OstA-like protein, translating to MQKLRLFLILFLLPFSLLAQQKTKIFLLSSTATTVKKTPSGSVSYLRNPVFKQDNATLACDSAVFYEEKNMFDAFDHVHINQADTINIYSDRLTYDGNTKNAHLTSNVKMIDKESILTTNILDYNLGSKVGTYVTGGKIVSKDVTLTSKNGYYFSNSRDAYFRYNVVVVTPESTIKSDTLRYNTLTNWTYFYGPTNIMGKDDNLYTENGAYNTKTQYAYFGKKNLYTQGSKSLKGDSLYYDGIAGYGKAVRNIVFKDTTDKTVMYGQLGYYYKIDQRTIVTKNPYIGLGTSDSVMVGKKLRPDSLWMGADTLETQMVLLKTLKLISSPVLKKDNEMGEEEKEEKKVGDKKGIAASATTEKGAKKGDKTDKNPKTGNKPVAGSDSTKVKIPGLTDSLKKDNIPLKKDSIPIKKKEVPIVKKATKQVLADSTILTVLKAAEVIQPATAKDSVKLAKTDPKKANATDAKKGTDPKKATDPKKGAGGKTPVAKPGTKPSVQDSLPFNPADTIRTRAIKAYHNVRVFKSNMQARADSLFYTSSDSTLRWYGSPVLWAEGSQQTGDTIYLKLKNKQLNTSQVLNNGFMVNVNLDSARYNQVKGKLITGFFIDGKLNRMFVDGNAESIYFNKEKDSIYTEMNQTVSARIKIIFQNKEIKDIITIKDTEGARTPIKELKEDVFLTGFTWKPELRPLSKKEVINGKPKPKPGAKKAPGPKGPKMPLKPKDKNDPTAVPEKGNVIPKVPLKQTEGKGSLKTDSIKTGTIKPGTIKPAAAKTDSLPKVPVKADSLSKAPVKADSLKGLPLKTNAIKAPAVVPLKKQ from the coding sequence GTGCAAAAATTACGTCTTTTTTTAATTCTATTCCTGCTCCCGTTTTCTTTGCTCGCGCAACAGAAAACAAAGATTTTCCTATTAAGTTCCACTGCGACCACGGTAAAGAAGACTCCTTCCGGCTCAGTTTCCTATCTGAGAAATCCTGTGTTCAAACAAGACAACGCCACACTTGCATGCGATAGTGCCGTATTTTACGAAGAAAAAAACATGTTTGATGCTTTTGACCATGTGCACATTAACCAGGCCGACACCATCAACATTTATTCTGACAGACTTACTTATGATGGGAACACTAAAAATGCCCATTTAACAAGTAATGTTAAAATGATTGATAAAGAATCCATATTGACCACCAATATTCTGGATTACAACCTTGGCAGTAAGGTAGGAACTTATGTAACCGGAGGTAAAATTGTGAGTAAGGATGTTACCCTAACCAGTAAAAACGGGTACTATTTTTCCAACAGCCGCGATGCTTACTTCCGTTATAATGTAGTGGTCGTTACTCCTGAATCTACCATTAAATCAGATACCTTAAGATACAACACCCTCACTAACTGGACTTATTTTTACGGCCCCACCAATATTATGGGAAAGGACGATAATCTTTATACCGAAAACGGGGCTTACAATACCAAAACACAATATGCTTACTTCGGAAAGAAAAACCTGTACACTCAGGGCTCCAAATCTTTAAAAGGAGACAGTTTATATTATGATGGAATTGCCGGATATGGCAAGGCAGTAAGAAATATCGTATTTAAAGACACGACCGATAAAACGGTGATGTATGGACAACTGGGGTATTATTACAAAATAGACCAGCGGACCATTGTGACAAAAAATCCTTATATAGGATTAGGCACTTCAGATTCTGTCATGGTCGGCAAAAAGCTTCGTCCCGACAGCTTGTGGATGGGAGCCGATACGCTGGAAACACAGATGGTCCTTTTAAAAACATTGAAACTCATCTCCTCCCCGGTACTTAAAAAGGATAACGAAATGGGCGAAGAGGAAAAAGAGGAGAAAAAAGTTGGAGATAAAAAAGGGATAGCTGCCTCCGCGACAACTGAAAAAGGAGCGAAAAAAGGCGACAAAACTGATAAAAACCCAAAAACAGGGAACAAACCTGTAGCCGGCAGTGACAGTACGAAAGTTAAAATCCCCGGATTAACGGACAGCCTCAAAAAAGACAATATTCCACTGAAAAAAGACAGCATTCCGATTAAGAAAAAAGAAGTCCCCATTGTCAAAAAAGCGACAAAACAGGTTCTCGCCGACAGCACCATTCTGACCGTGCTAAAGGCCGCCGAAGTCATTCAGCCTGCAACGGCAAAAGACTCGGTTAAGCTTGCAAAAACAGATCCTAAAAAGGCCAACGCTACGGATGCCAAAAAGGGTACTGATCCAAAAAAAGCAACCGACCCAAAAAAAGGAGCAGGAGGAAAAACGCCTGTCGCAAAACCGGGCACTAAACCTTCAGTTCAAGACTCACTTCCCTTTAATCCTGCTGATACGATCAGAACCAGGGCAATTAAAGCGTATCACAATGTAAGGGTGTTTAAGTCGAACATGCAGGCAAGGGCAGATTCATTGTTTTATACCAGCTCAGACTCTACCCTACGTTGGTATGGAAGTCCGGTATTATGGGCCGAAGGATCTCAGCAAACCGGGGATACCATTTACCTGAAACTGAAAAATAAACAGCTGAATACGTCACAGGTGCTCAACAATGGTTTCATGGTAAACGTAAACCTCGATTCAGCAAGATACAACCAGGTCAAAGGAAAACTCATTACCGGCTTTTTCATCGATGGCAAACTAAACCGGATGTTTGTGGATGGGAATGCAGAAAGTATCTACTTTAACAAGGAAAAGGACAGTATTTATACTGAAATGAACCAAACGGTGAGCGCCAGGATAAAAATTATTTTTCAAAATAAGGAAATCAAAGACATCATCACCATTAAGGATACTGAAGGAGCGAGAACACCAATAAAAGAGCTCAAAGAAGATGTATTCCTGACCGGATTTACCTGGAAACCGGAACTTAGGCCTTTGTCAAAAAAAGAAGTGATCAATGGAAAACCGAAGCCCAAACCGGGAGCAAAGAAAGCACCGGGACCTAAGGGACCGAAAATGCCGTTGAAACCTAAGGACAAGAATGATCCAACTGCAGTTCCGGAAAAAGGAAATGTGATTCCCAAAGTACCATTGAAACAAACCGAAGGAAAAGGAAGCCTTAAAACAGATTCAATAAAAACAGGTACCATCAAACCCGGAACGATAAAACCAGCGGCAGCTAAAACAGATAGCCTTCCCAAAGTGCCTGTTAAAGCAGATAGTCTTTCTAAAGCACCTGTTAAAGCGGATAGCCTGAAAGGCCTTCCGCTTAAAACCAATGCGATTAAAGCACCGGCTGTTGTTCCTTTAAAAAAGCAATAA
- a CDS encoding non-canonical purine NTP diphosphatase, whose protein sequence is MRKELVFATNNKHKTEEVGELLLNEYKVLNLSDIGCTVDIPETGDTFEENAFLKSTYVVENYQLDCFADDSGLEIEALNNEPGIYSARYSGQKDDQVNLKLVLQKMEGLSNRKARFKTVISLIQGAKSYFFEGVINGHIRENPVGDQGFGYDPIFVPDGYEQSFAQMSMEQKNQISHRAIAMRKLIAFLKEQQPVL, encoded by the coding sequence ATGAGAAAAGAACTGGTGTTTGCCACCAACAATAAACATAAAACGGAAGAAGTCGGCGAGCTTTTACTGAACGAATATAAGGTACTTAACCTTTCAGATATCGGTTGCACGGTAGATATCCCGGAAACGGGTGATACTTTTGAAGAGAATGCTTTTTTGAAAAGCACTTATGTCGTGGAAAACTACCAGCTGGATTGCTTTGCAGACGATAGCGGGCTCGAGATTGAAGCTTTGAACAATGAGCCGGGGATTTATTCTGCCAGGTATTCAGGGCAGAAAGACGATCAGGTGAACCTAAAGCTGGTACTTCAGAAGATGGAAGGGCTGAGCAATAGAAAGGCCCGTTTTAAAACGGTGATCTCCTTGATTCAGGGGGCGAAGAGCTACTTTTTTGAAGGTGTAATAAATGGACATATCCGGGAAAATCCTGTCGGTGATCAGGGATTTGGATATGATCCTATTTTCGTGCCTGATGGATATGAGCAGAGTTTTGCACAGATGAGCATGGAACAGAAGAATCAGATCAGTCACCGGGCCATCGCCATGCGCAAGCTTATTGCTTTTTTAAAGGAACAACAGCCGGTGCTTTAA
- a CDS encoding peptidylprolyl isomerase, with the protein MKKFLAIAGGLICLFLNAQAQPAKKNIDKVVAVLGNNIILLSDLNQQYAQYLNSGNPADEKVKCYILQQMLAQKLLKQQAEIDSITVEEAQVDEEVDKRMRMQIQRAGGQERLEQFLNRSVLQYKDEIRPDLKEQLISNKMQAHITQDVSITPLEVKKYFDSYKKDSLPDIPTEFEVGEIVLHPKLTKAEKQKFYDKIDALRLRVKSGEDFAFLAKSYSEDPGSAPDGGDLGFFDRTRMVKEFTAWAFKLKAGELSPVFESEHGFHILQVIERRGEQVQARHILIRPQTTPESLDRVKLQADSLYTNINTKKITFSTAASLYSDNKESQYNGGMILYADNVTARTTFIPADKLDPKVFLVVDTMKVGEISKPVLFTGQDGKEGYKILFLKSKIPPHKGNLEQDYAKFKERAQQGKIDRILSEWFEKRRENTYIRIDEDYNKCDELKIWTKTAKK; encoded by the coding sequence ATGAAGAAATTTTTAGCGATTGCAGGCGGATTAATCTGTTTGTTTTTGAACGCACAAGCACAACCAGCAAAGAAAAATATAGATAAAGTGGTTGCAGTATTAGGGAATAATATCATTTTATTATCGGACCTGAACCAGCAATATGCGCAATATCTGAATTCGGGAAACCCGGCTGATGAAAAGGTAAAATGCTATATTTTGCAACAGATGCTTGCTCAGAAACTACTGAAACAACAGGCAGAAATTGACTCTATCACTGTGGAAGAAGCGCAGGTAGACGAAGAAGTGGATAAAAGGATGCGTATGCAGATCCAACGGGCCGGCGGACAAGAACGTCTGGAGCAATTTTTAAACCGTTCTGTTCTCCAATATAAAGATGAGATCAGACCTGATTTAAAGGAACAATTAATCTCTAATAAGATGCAGGCCCACATCACTCAGGATGTAAGCATTACTCCTCTGGAGGTTAAAAAATATTTTGATTCGTACAAAAAAGATAGTCTTCCTGATATTCCTACAGAGTTTGAGGTTGGAGAGATCGTGCTTCACCCAAAACTAACCAAGGCAGAGAAACAAAAATTCTATGATAAAATTGATGCTTTAAGACTTAGGGTAAAAAGTGGTGAAGACTTTGCTTTCCTTGCAAAATCTTACTCTGAAGATCCGGGATCAGCACCTGATGGTGGTGATTTAGGGTTCTTTGACCGGACCAGAATGGTGAAAGAATTTACTGCATGGGCTTTCAAGCTGAAAGCTGGTGAGCTCTCTCCTGTTTTTGAATCAGAGCATGGTTTCCATATCTTACAGGTCATTGAACGTCGTGGTGAACAGGTTCAGGCCCGTCACATTCTGATTCGTCCTCAGACCACGCCAGAGAGTTTAGATCGCGTGAAGCTTCAGGCAGATAGTCTTTACACCAATATCAACACGAAGAAAATCACCTTCTCTACAGCAGCATCTCTATATTCAGACAACAAAGAATCCCAGTACAATGGAGGAATGATCCTTTATGCGGATAACGTTACTGCAAGAACAACTTTTATCCCTGCTGATAAGCTTGATCCTAAAGTATTCCTGGTAGTGGATACCATGAAAGTAGGTGAAATCTCTAAACCGGTACTTTTCACAGGACAGGATGGAAAAGAAGGATATAAAATCCTTTTCCTTAAATCTAAAATTCCACCTCATAAAGGAAACCTGGAACAGGATTATGCCAAGTTCAAAGAAAGAGCGCAACAAGGTAAAATTGACCGTATCCTGAGTGAATGGTTCGAAAAAAGAAGAGAAAATACCTACATCAGAATTGACGAAGATTACAACAAATGTGATGAGTTAAAAATCTGGACTAAAACGGCTAAAAAATAG
- a CDS encoding MoxR family ATPase translates to MQFDNDIKAVDALHQSYKDIKAEIGKVVIGQDDVVKSVLISIFSNGHCLLVGVPGLAKTLLVQTVANVLDLNFNRIQFTPDLMPSDIIGAEILGEDRNFKFIPGPIFSNIILADEINRTPPKTQAALLEAMQEKAVTAAGQRHILPNPFFVLATQNPIEQEGTYPLPEAQLDRFMFNVHLDYPSFEEELTIVKNTTGNQEIQLKKIINAQQIQYFQKLVRNIPVADNVIEYAVKLATKTRPHTPSATEDINKYISWGAGPRASQFLVIGAKCHAAISGKYSPDIEDVQAVAEAILRHRIVRNYRAEAEGLSIEQIIKNLY, encoded by the coding sequence ATGCAGTTTGATAACGATATAAAAGCCGTAGACGCATTACATCAATCGTACAAGGATATTAAGGCCGAAATCGGCAAAGTGGTCATTGGACAGGATGATGTCGTAAAATCCGTTTTAATATCCATTTTCAGTAATGGTCATTGTTTACTTGTCGGGGTTCCCGGCCTGGCAAAGACCTTACTTGTTCAAACTGTAGCCAATGTACTGGACCTTAATTTTAACAGGATCCAGTTTACTCCCGACTTAATGCCCAGCGATATCATTGGTGCAGAAATTCTTGGGGAAGACAGAAATTTTAAGTTCATTCCCGGACCTATATTTTCGAATATCATCCTTGCGGATGAGATCAACAGAACACCGCCAAAAACACAGGCTGCCTTATTGGAAGCCATGCAGGAAAAAGCGGTAACTGCAGCTGGTCAAAGACATATTTTACCCAATCCATTCTTTGTATTGGCTACACAAAATCCAATTGAGCAGGAAGGTACATACCCTCTTCCTGAAGCGCAGTTAGACCGTTTCATGTTCAATGTACATCTGGACTACCCTTCCTTCGAGGAAGAGCTGACGATCGTTAAAAATACCACGGGTAATCAGGAAATTCAATTGAAAAAAATCATCAATGCACAGCAGATTCAATATTTCCAGAAACTGGTAAGAAACATCCCTGTTGCAGATAATGTAATAGAATACGCGGTAAAACTGGCAACTAAAACCCGTCCTCACACTCCTTCTGCTACTGAAGATATCAATAAATACATCAGCTGGGGTGCAGGACCAAGGGCTTCTCAGTTCCTGGTGATCGGTGCAAAATGTCATGCTGCTATATCAGGTAAATATTCTCCTGATATTGAAGATGTACAGGCTGTTGCCGAGGCGATCCTACGCCACCGTATTGTGCGAAACTACCGCGCTGAAGCGGAAGGCTTAAGCATCGAACAAATCATTAAAAACTTATATTAA
- a CDS encoding glycerophosphodiester phosphodiesterase family protein has protein sequence MKKNILFIAAIMLAFQSQAQKFDLQGQRGARGIMPENTIPGMIKALDLGVNTLIMNAVISKDKQVVLSQEPYFNSEISLKPDGKEISLKDQKKHNIYKMDYADVKKYDVGSKVHNRFPGQQKFKTYKPLLEETIDSVENYVKENRLAKPNYSIETKTIPKGDNEFQPEPAEFVDLIMDVVKRKKIEKRVTIQSFDVRTLQHLHEHYPKIKTALLIDEKEDFENNIQELGFNPTVYSPYSVLVGKGLVDRCHAAGIKIIPWTINSTKQMKYLIDLGVDGIVTDYPNLFKAELLEQ, from the coding sequence ATGAAGAAGAATATATTATTCATTGCGGCCATCATGTTGGCCTTTCAAAGTCAGGCTCAGAAATTCGATTTACAGGGGCAGAGGGGAGCCAGGGGGATCATGCCTGAGAACACCATTCCCGGAATGATAAAGGCGCTGGATCTGGGTGTAAATACCTTAATTATGAATGCAGTGATCTCGAAGGATAAGCAGGTCGTCCTTTCTCAGGAGCCTTATTTCAATTCGGAGATCAGTCTGAAGCCGGATGGGAAGGAAATCAGTTTGAAAGATCAGAAAAAACATAACATCTATAAGATGGATTATGCGGATGTGAAGAAATATGATGTGGGCAGTAAGGTGCACAACCGGTTTCCCGGACAGCAAAAGTTCAAAACTTATAAGCCATTGTTAGAAGAAACGATTGATTCTGTGGAGAACTACGTGAAGGAAAATCGATTGGCAAAACCGAATTACAGCATCGAAACGAAAACCATTCCTAAAGGTGACAATGAGTTCCAGCCTGAACCTGCAGAATTTGTAGACCTGATTATGGATGTGGTAAAGAGAAAGAAAATAGAAAAAAGGGTTACGATTCAATCTTTTGATGTCCGTACGCTTCAACACCTGCATGAACATTATCCTAAGATCAAAACAGCTTTACTGATTGATGAAAAGGAAGATTTTGAGAATAACATTCAGGAGCTTGGATTTAATCCTACGGTATATAGCCCATATTCTGTATTGGTAGGTAAAGGTCTGGTAGACCGTTGTCACGCTGCAGGAATTAAAATCATTCCCTGGACGATTAATTCGACAAAACAGATGAAATACCTGATTGATCTTGGTGTGGATGGTATCGTGACCGATTATCCAAACTTGTTTAAAGCGGAACTTCTGGAGCAATAG
- a CDS encoding nuclear transport factor 2 family protein, with translation MMNKFIYTIIAVSITLGAYAQKSDGSTKSLVKAEKEFAEDLAKHGAKTAFTTYSANDALVFRPNPVNAKTFYAGQGDDKGLSWNPVYAKVARSGDWGFTTGPFTADGETKTYGQYLSVWKAKDGKWELAMDLGITHNKPLNKVEPLFIEPKDFYKPKFAGDKQRAAGVDIIATTEKTLNTMLKSYGIAAFAGFLNPDARVLFPGYEPIIGKEKALSFFNGMVKNITLKTTKVNKADGGDLAYTYGVATVDYKADLRESFNYLFIYERQADHNWNLIVQVFAPAER, from the coding sequence ATGATGAATAAATTTATATATACAATTATAGCGGTTTCTATAACCCTTGGTGCATATGCACAAAAATCGGATGGAAGCACTAAGTCCCTGGTAAAAGCAGAAAAGGAATTTGCAGAAGACCTTGCCAAGCATGGTGCAAAAACTGCATTTACCACTTATTCTGCGAATGATGCGCTGGTATTCAGACCCAACCCGGTAAATGCGAAAACCTTTTATGCGGGGCAGGGAGATGATAAAGGATTGAGCTGGAACCCTGTTTATGCTAAAGTAGCAAGAAGTGGCGACTGGGGTTTTACGACAGGTCCTTTTACTGCTGATGGGGAAACTAAAACCTATGGCCAATACCTTTCAGTATGGAAGGCGAAAGACGGAAAGTGGGAGTTAGCGATGGATTTAGGAATCACTCATAACAAACCTTTAAACAAAGTAGAACCTTTATTTATTGAACCTAAAGACTTTTATAAGCCTAAGTTCGCTGGTGATAAACAAAGGGCTGCAGGAGTTGACATCATTGCAACAACCGAAAAAACGCTGAATACGATGCTGAAATCTTACGGGATTGCTGCCTTCGCTGGGTTCTTAAATCCTGATGCAAGGGTTTTGTTTCCAGGATACGAGCCGATCATAGGAAAAGAAAAAGCATTGTCTTTCTTTAATGGAATGGTGAAAAATATAACATTGAAAACCACCAAAGTCAATAAAGCGGACGGTGGTGACCTTGCTTATACTTATGGCGTGGCTACTGTAGATTATAAAGCAGATCTTAGAGAAAGCTTTAATTATCTTTTTATTTATGAGCGTCAGGCAGACCATAACTGGAATTTGATTGTACAGGTATTTGCACCTGCTGAACGTTAA